The Anolis sagrei isolate rAnoSag1 chromosome Y, rAnoSag1.mat, whole genome shotgun sequence genome contains a region encoding:
- the LOC132780635 gene encoding protein FAM187B yields the protein MSFWPFFVALFLGLTLAITEGTLYGGHSLGSPCLPGQPCTLAFISDNPVMLRCPHGYFSAHVSWQYLDPQWIDRQPATFLHAGIAPLLSHSKLRRLRSKSRLVANNLYIPRPHVKDSGLYTCREGDATIAYYEVDFQDAGHLQVSHAGLGETTLENATAELEDGTLAELFTAWSPWQACDHCGHSGERKRVGFCYVRMTKKDGQEEKPLPCGMVRRKHPLLPQRGPELRVETCHVPCDAAHTLSLNDSSAVSSMLYSTYHLRPNTTAFLHCPASSIYSPVYWQEGDTSLTHLELLQKNSSHSLDKATGGGILRVSFQNGSHGALYQCYVNRHLVGKFWVASHGAMLSRMELPESYSLAVSLILGFAMFLVFLVFLSVIQSCRKKPAIAVV from the exons ATGTCCTTTTGGCCATTCTTTGTGGCTCTCTTCTTGGGCCTGACTTTGGCTATTACTGAAGGTACCTTGTATGGCGGTCACTCCCTGGGATCACCCTGCCTTCCAGGTCAGCCTTGCACGCTAGCCTTTATCTCTGACAACCCAGTGATGCTGCGCTGTCCTCATGGATACTTCAGTGCCCACGTCTCTTGGCAATATCTCGATCCACAGTGGATAGACAGGCAGCCTGCTACCTTTTTGCATGCAGGGATCGCTCCCTTGCTTAGCCACAGCAAGTTGCGGAGGTTGCGGTCCAAATCTCGACTAGTTGCCAACAACCTGTATATACCAAGACCCCATGTAAAGGACTCTGGATTGTATACCTGTCGGGAAGGCGATGCTACCATTGCTTATTATGAGGTAGATTTCCAGGATGCTGGGCACCTCCAAGTCTCGCACGCTGGCCTTGGGGAGACAACTCTGGAAAATGCTACAGCAGAGCTAGAAGATGGGACCCTGGCTGAGCTGTTCACCGCATGGAGTCCTTGGCAAGCTTGTGATCACTGTGGTCATTCTGGAGAAAGGAAGCGGGTGGGCTTTTGTTACGTCCGCATGACAAAAAAGGACGGTCAGGAAGAAAAGCCACTGCCATGTGGGATGGTCAGGAGGAAGCACCCACTGTTGCCACAACGGGGACCAGAACTGAGAGTGGAAACCTGCCACGTTCCCTGTGACGCAGCGCACACGCTTTCCTTAAATGATTCCAGCGCTGTGTCAAGTATGCTCTATAGCACTTACCATCTCCGACCCAACACGACTGCCTTCCTGCACTGCCCAGCATCATCCATTTACAG ccCTGTCTACTGGCAAGAAGGTGATACATCGCTGACTCACCTTGAACTTCTCCAGAAGAACAGTTCCCACAGCCTGGACAAAGCCACAGGTGGTGGGATCCTACGTGTCTCCTTCCAGAATGGCTCCCACGGTGCTCTCTACCAGTGTTATGTCAATAGGCACCTAGTAGGCAAGTTTTGGGTTGCCTCCCATGGTGCTATGCTATCTCGCATGGAACTGCCTGAGTCGTATTCTCTCGCTGTATCATTGATATTAGGCTTTGCAATGTTTCTTGTCTTCCTGGTGTTCCTCAGTGTCATTCAATCCTGCAGGAAGAAACCAGCAATCGCTGTGGTCTAG